A single genomic interval of Pyrus communis chromosome 7, drPyrComm1.1, whole genome shotgun sequence harbors:
- the LOC137740972 gene encoding uncharacterized protein, with protein MDNITASELAGFGVGTLLLCATIAAPKIDAFISASQRSSLGMCKRCGNLRLIACSRCKGIGLIKEGQMLGSNLIDDMYESLGGEGSKVRSISCTNCQARGHFSCPDCSKPTSV; from the exons ATGGATAACATAACGGCGAGCGAGCTGGCTGGATTTGGTGTCGGAACTCTGCTCCTCTGCGCCACCATTGCCGCCCCGAAGATCGATGCTTTCATCTCCGCCTCTCAGCGCAG TTCTTTGGGAATGTGCAAGAGATGTGGCAATCTGAGGTTGATAGCTTGCTCAAGATGCAAAGGAATTGGATTGATCAAAGAAGGTCAAATGCTCGGATCAAATCTCATCGACGACATGTATGAATCGCTTGGTGGTGAAGGATCGAAAGTAAGATCCATCTCTTGCACCAATTGTCAAGCTAGAGGTCATTTTTCATGCCCCGATTGCTCTAAACCAACATCTGTTTGA